One genomic window of Actinoplanes lobatus includes the following:
- the prfA gene encoding peptide chain release factor 1 — protein sequence MSNDRLSTLLAEYADLERRMEDPSIHSDQALVRRVGRRFAELAPLNAAHQELEAARADLAAAKELAAEDPGFASEVEAVAATLPALEEKLGEMLIPRDPSDAKDVIIEIKAGEGGQESALFAGDLLRMYTRYAERRGWVVEVIDSQESDLGGVKDISVAVKTRGVPEGGHGVWSRMKWEGGVHRVQRVPVTESQGRIHTSAAGVLVLPEAEEVDIDIQAGDLRIDVYRSSGPGGQSVNTTDSAVRITHLPTGTVVSCQNEKSQLQNKESAMRILRSRLLAQAQEAADAAAGDARKAQVRTVDRSERVRTYNFPQNRITDHRIGYTAYNLDLVLGGELDGVLEALAASDRAARLAGDPELSRRQ from the coding sequence ATGAGCAACGACCGTTTGAGCACGCTTCTCGCCGAGTACGCGGACCTGGAGCGGCGGATGGAGGACCCCTCGATCCACTCCGACCAGGCGCTGGTCCGGCGGGTCGGCCGCCGGTTCGCCGAGCTGGCCCCACTGAACGCCGCGCACCAGGAGCTGGAGGCCGCACGCGCCGACCTGGCCGCCGCGAAGGAGCTGGCCGCCGAGGACCCGGGGTTCGCCTCCGAGGTCGAGGCGGTCGCCGCCACGCTGCCCGCGCTGGAGGAGAAGCTCGGCGAGATGCTGATCCCGCGCGACCCGAGCGACGCCAAGGACGTGATCATCGAGATCAAGGCGGGCGAGGGCGGCCAGGAGTCGGCGCTGTTCGCCGGCGATCTGCTGCGCATGTACACCCGGTACGCGGAACGCCGCGGCTGGGTGGTCGAGGTGATCGACTCACAGGAGTCGGACCTCGGCGGTGTGAAGGACATCTCGGTCGCGGTGAAGACCCGGGGCGTGCCGGAGGGCGGCCACGGGGTCTGGTCCCGGATGAAGTGGGAGGGCGGCGTGCACCGGGTGCAGCGCGTCCCGGTCACCGAGTCGCAGGGCCGCATCCACACCTCGGCGGCCGGCGTGCTGGTGCTGCCCGAGGCCGAAGAGGTCGACATCGACATCCAGGCCGGTGACCTGCGGATCGACGTCTACCGGTCGTCCGGCCCGGGTGGGCAGTCGGTCAACACCACCGACTCCGCCGTCCGGATCACGCACCTGCCCACCGGGACCGTGGTGAGCTGCCAGAACGAGAAGAGCCAGCTCCAGAACAAGGAGTCGGCGATGCGCATCCTGCGGTCCCGGCTGCTGGCACAGGCCCAGGAGGCGGCCGACGCCGCGGCCGGTGACGCCCGGAAGGCCCAGGTCCGTACGGTCGACCGCTCCGAGCGGGTGCGCACCTACAACTTCCCGCAGAACCGGATCACCGACCACCGGATCGGCTACACGGCGTACAACCTGGACCTGGTCCTCGGCGGTGAGCTGGACGGCGTGCTGGAAGCGCTGGCCGCCTCCGACCGGGCGGCCCGCCTGGCCGGGGACCCGGAGCTCAGCCGACGGCAGTGA
- the rpmE gene encoding 50S ribosomal protein L31, translating into MKSGIHPEYTTTEVVCSCGSTFTTRSTAKGAEIRVETCSACHPFYTGKQRVLDTAGRVAKFQAKYAKVTAAKKK; encoded by the coding sequence ATGAAGAGCGGCATCCACCCCGAGTACACGACCACCGAGGTCGTCTGCTCCTGCGGCAGCACCTTCACCACCCGCAGCACCGCGAAGGGCGCGGAGATCCGCGTCGAGACCTGCAGCGCCTGCCACCCGTTCTACACCGGCAAGCAGCGCGTCCTCGACACCGCGGGCCGGGTCGCGAAGTTCCAGGCCAAGTACGCCAAGGTCACTGCCGCGAAGAAGAAGTAA